The stretch of DNA ACCGTCCAGCTGACTCCCGCACGGGTTGGGTTGGGTTTTAACCAAAAACCTGTGAAACCGGAACATGAACAGGGTGATCTATTGCCGCTAGAGCGCCGCGTGCCCCACGGCCGGCCAACGctaccgccgcgccgccgccgcgcacgcccCCTGCACCACCGCGGCCGGCCGCTGCTGCTGTCGCGCTCGCGTCTCCGAGTCTCATGGCCGCTGCTCCGCACGCGCCATTGCCATCCACCACGGCTTGCCGGCATCACCGCCGCGCCCGggctccgccaccgccgccggccgctggaGCCCGAGAAGAAGGCGCGGCCGGCGATGATTTTTTTCAATAAATATTTAATTCTTTTTAAAAAATTGAAAACATATGAAAATGTTGGCTCAACTTTTCTCGAAAAGTTAAAGTTCAACATTTTTGACAAAATATTGGTTCAACTTTTTTCGATTTTTTGGAAAAATGTTGAGCTCAACTTTTTTTCGAAAAATTGTTGGCCAACATTTTTTTGAGAATATCCAATATGTTTTCAAGTAAAATGTTGAATGGGCCATATCAGCTGGGTTTTGGTGGATTTTATTGATGGGTTGTTTAACCATCTTCCACAGCTGGATCTTGATTGcattctctttctctctctctctctcacggTGTTACATGATACGCCAGGAAAGATAGGAGGCGAACAAATGCTGATGCTGACGGATTCGCAAACTACGCACGCCTGTAGGATAGTGCTCCCACATATTCGGTTTTCTAGTGATGGCTGATGCATGTAATAAACTTTGAAAGTAACAAGGAATGAGGTCTCACGTCTCTGTCGAACAAAGAAGCCCGCAACATTTCCTTTCTTGACCCCTTTGCCCTCTCTTCGCATTTCAGACCCCTTCCTTCGGTGGATGGTACGAAATTGCACTTGTGAGGTGGAGGTGGAAGAGTTTGCCGGAGTcgagggaggaggagaggtgCCGGGGAGGCTCATCCGGGTGGGCAGTTGGCGCTGTTGAAGATGAGGTCGGATTGGAGCAATACTATATATGTGGCGGAGGTGCGAGCTACACGATATCTTGGTGTACATCGTGTTTTAAAATAAATTCCAATATATATTGCGTACCACGGGTAATAGCTCATGCGAAAAGTCTTCTTTTGTCATGATCATTCCACAGTATTCCCATGACGAAACAAATCATAAAAAGGACACGGAAGGTATTTCTGCAaaatgaaaagaaaaggaaaagtgAAACGAGAGGAAGTGCTGGTTGTTAATTTGTGTTTGCAATGTCAAAAGCCCTCGGTTCCTACCCGCTCGCCTAATAAAGTCCAGGTCCTGCTGGCTAATGATCACTCGTTCGATGACGCCATCAGCTTGACACGGATGATCCCGTGTGCCGGCCGGGTCGTTCAAGTTTACCTTTTCTACCGTGGAAACCCCGGCCATCGTTTTCATGCCAGCGCATGCAGCACGAGTGGAGGAATCCACGCCACTTGGTAGTTCGCACGGGAGTGAAGGAGCTGCCACTTGCCACTGTGTGAACCGGGCCTGTAATTAAGCCAGTGGGCCGATATGTGTTGGGCTATTTTTTTCATACGGCCCAGTCCACAGGATAACCCACCGTCGCTGCGCGTCGCTCCTGCCCCACCCCTCTCGTAGCCGCAATACGAGCGCGGCCGCGGCGACCACCGGCGGCGACCGGAGTTCCCTCCCCTTTCCTCTCCGCGTGCCCTCCCTGTCCCAGATCTTCGCCTCCCGCTCCCTTGTCGATATCTCTCCCCTCCCGCGAACCGTGCGGTGCTGCCCCAGGTCCCGGATCTCCCTCCCACACCTTCCGCCGTGCAGATCCGGTGTCGGCGAGAGGTGAGCTCCCCTTCTCCCGCGTTTATTTCTTCCCCTCCCGCGAACCGTGCGCTGCTGCGGTGCTTCTTAGGCAACAGAATCCTGATAACACGGTTATGCATATGGAGGAAAAAGGGGATGATGTTGCGCATGTTGCACAGCAGTTCTTGCACCTCCGTTCCGAACATTTGTTTTGTCACTCGATATTGTTAACATGGAGCACACCGGACAACAATACCATTTTCTTTAAGCGTTTGTAGTGGCAATATGCAGCAAGGCATCATGAATGTTTTAAAGCAAATGGATCAGCTAGCCATCTCCTTCGGGCTTGGCTTGCTGAGAATTTTTACTTTTGCAACGTCAAATGCCTTTGACTCACATGTTCGTCTGTCTGCTGGTAAGTCTTGCTATAGTGGAGTTGCCATTAAATCCATAGCAAAGTGATACTTTTCTCTCTCTTCCTGGCGCATAATCTGGTGCCAGCATGGTAAGAAAGTAATGTTACTTGATCAACACCCAACAATAAATACTTTACGCAACTTTGGCTAAGTGTTTTTCTGAATCTAATTTGCTTGTTCATTTGGCTACTGGAAGTCCTACTAACACAGCATGGAAAATCTTTATGGTGACTAATGAAGATAGAGTTGAAGGATATCAATCATGTTTAGGAACAGTTTAGATAAAATGCAGTATCTTTGGTAATGGTAAATACTTGATGTTTATTGTTGTCTGATGATCTGCTTGTAACTTTCTGTCAACATGACCTGAACTTAAGAAATATAGCTGGCTGGGGATTGTTAGGGATGAGATTGTTGTTGATATCAAGCATGATTTCGGTCCCTATTCAACTGTATTCAGTTGCTCAAACATTGCCCTTCTATTAATCATCTGTTGAAGAAAGTTTGGTATTGGGAATATTGAATGCATTCTCATAACCGAGTTTTGGTTGATGGGAGGTCAATGTTAATGTCGTACAGAGTTGTCATTAGCCCCCTTATTTAGTTTATTCGGTGATCTCCTGATATGCCATAAAGGAAAATAAAGTATCTATATTTTGTTTGTGAAAATATGAGCACTCATTGGTATTCTGGAATTGTTTGCCTAACATCTGCGCATATTTTAGCTAATGTACATTTTTTAATGAAATTAGCTAGTGTATATTGTAAATCATCCCGATCTCTATCATGATTCATGAGTATGAACTAATCATGAAGTTCATGTGTTAGGTAGTGTACATTTTTTTTTTATCAATTTAGCTAGTGTATATCGTAAATTATCCTGGTCGCTATCATGAATCATGAGTATGAACTCATCATGAAGTTGAATTCTTCTCTGGTAGCTCAAATTTGTAATGTCTGGGATGGCATCTGATGATGCAACTGCTCAAGCGAGGGTTGAAGGAGATGTTGCAGATAAAAAGGTAGAAGAAGTTCAGGACCAGAATGAAGTTGGTGGGATGCCCTCACGACAGGAGGAGGTACTGTCTTTTCCTAGCACCGTTTTCCTTTTATCTCTGTGCCTAGTATTGACATGGCCTTTGTTTCATGTACTTGTATGGTTTGCCTTCTAACGGATCACTGCTACTTATGCATATCTGCAGGAGGCAGTAATTAAGAAAAAGTATGGAGGAATATTACCCAGAAAGACTCCACTTATATCTAAGGTCAATATCATCGCCTTACATGTCATTGTTTTTCCTGCTTGTTTGAACTGAGTAATATTTTTTCATATATAAATGTTGCAAATTTGTGTCTTTTTACTATACTGATATGATCTAAAATTGAAACATCTTATCAGGACCATGAACGTGCTTACTTTGATTCTGCTGATTGGGCTCTAGGAAAGGTAATAGTTTTCCCCCTAAAGGTTTAATTGAATTTGATATTAACTATTCAAAGAAATGTGAAACATGTTATCTTCTTTTGCTCTTTCAGCAAGGTGGTGTTCCCAACAAGCCTAAAGGCCCTCTTGAAGCACTTCGACCAAAGCTTCAGGTAGCGATTTCCACTGCATCAGATGCATAATAGTTTATTCAGTTCAATTATGAGGTGAATGGTTGAAAAGTTCCCAGGCTTTTTGATTATGAATAGGTGCAGATCCATATAGTTGTCTTTTAGCATGTTTATTTTATCAAAGTTGATGTGAGGCATCTTGATAAATTTTACAATATTATTTGATACATTATAAGGTTGACACACATCGTAAATTTATCAAGCATATAGTAATTGTGTGTCCTACTTGCATTGCTATGTATGGCACACCAAGTCTCCAAGTTAATGTCTTTCCCTATCTATTCTACTTCCAGCCTAGTCAACAGAATGCACGTGCCCGTCGAGCTCCTTATGCATCTGCAGACAGTGATGGTACTCATTTCTCCTACTAGCTAATGCACAATCTTTTGATATTTGCATTTCATTCCTACCATGGATCATTGTTTTCCCTTGCAGAGACTTTGAACTTGTCTGCTGAGGATCTGGGCCAGCAAGGAGAACCTGTTGAGGACAAGAACAAGGAATAAGTATGCCGAGTGGCTCTACGCTTTTTATCGGAAGATGCCATTTGCTGTGCTCATGCTAAGACCTTTGCCTTGATAATAAGTAAACTGTGGATTTGTATAATAAACACTGGTGAGTTTGACATGGTGCAGTTCGAGCTGGATGTGAGGCGTGGTGCATGTAATATCCGCGGCTACCCTCAGCTGTTCAGCCTTTCGGATGCCTGGAACAGCTAGGAACGAGCCTGTGTCCGTGAGGATGGTGACAATGTTTACAGTGCTGGAAGTGTATGCAAACACATGCGAATCCGATGGTTGAAACTCCCTTTGAACTGGAGTCACTACTTATAATAAAGAACACTTCCGAATGTCACTGAGATGTATTGCAATGCTTCATTTGAAAAAACTGAGGTCACTACCAATAATGAAAAGCATTCTTCCAAGTTATCGGGATGTATTGCAATGCTTCTTTTCAGTCGTTCTGCTGCAACCAGAGCTTGTGTGCGTGCGTGTGAGCGTctgagttttttttaaaaaaaatgcttGCAATGTCAAACTCTTCAGGATCTTACATGGCACCTAATAACATTGACTTCAGACGTGAAAGTTCATCGCAACAGATACCTAGGGGTTTCGTATATGATTGTGTGGTGAAAAATGTTGTCATGGTTAATGATCAATAGCACAGATAATTTGACATCACACGGATGATCCTGTGGGCCGGGTCGTTGAGGCTAATCACCTTTTGGTTTCTCCCGGTGGAAAGTGTGTGCGTTTCGTTTTCATGCCAGCGCACAAGCTGGAGGAAATCAAGAAACCCATGGCAGAGGCAGCTCCTTCAAACTCGGCAAGAGTGAAGGAGAGGTAACGCGTTTGCTTTGTGTGAACAGGGCTTTGGGAGCGCTAGATTCAGAACACCATATTTGTTCACGGGTTTGCGAAGTTTTGAGATGGGTAGTCGGTACGCAGCAAACGCCACCAAAAACGCCAGCGCTGCAAACATGACGCAAGTTGGATTCAGATTTCAGATCCTGTCCGGGTCCAAGTTCAGACTTCAGGCTGAGGCACAACGACAAGTTTGCAGCTCCGAACGATCAGTTTTAACCATTTGACCTGAAGTGCAATCTTCTTTAGACAAGCGAGTTGATTGTTATTACTTCCTCCGTTTGGAAATATAAGCCTGTTATCAGGACCTGGACACAGTCTCCAATATGACACTTGACTACTAATAGCTTTTAAATATATTAAGAAACTATTTTTTATAATGGTTCTAGTAAAATCTTTTCAAAAATATAAAATGATTTCAGAAATACCAATTTTATGTCGCCAGTTTATATATATTTTGTATATTGATAGTCAAGGGTAAATGCTTGAATTTAGGATAAAAATTGACGGACTTATATTTTCGATAGAAGGAAGTAGATATAAAGATAATGTAGATGGATAACTTGGGGGGAAAACACTGACAGAAATCAACCATTTCGTCTGCCGGCAGATTCAGCATCCGATCTGCTGTACGGAAAACGACGTGATGTGATCGAACCATATCCGTTGGTGATCGAGGGCGTCGAAAACGATGTGATCCGCCGCCGTTGACGCCGGCGTGCCGGGACCGGTTGGGTTTTCCTCTGCGCAGAACGTACGCGTGGTCCCTGAAGCGCCAGGAGTTGAAGATCAGCGTGTGCTGCTGCAGGGCCGGCCTCCGATGATAGCTCATCAACGGCAGCATTAAGGGTAGGTTTGGTTACTACAGAATTTATTATAAACTCCACCGTatcggatgtttggatgctaattagaaatattaaatatagattaatgataaaataaattccATAACCTCTAGAGTTTTTAACCTTTTTgagagacgaatcttttaagacTAATTAATCCATGTGTATTAGTccatgtgatgctacagtaaacatatgctaataATGAATTAagtaggtttaatagattcgtctcgcgaataaaCTCTAGGcttatgcagttagttttataattagcttatatTTAGTCTTTCTAATTGGTATTGAATATTCGATGTGACAGAGTTTATTGTAAGCACCTAGAATCCAAACACTCCCTAACTTCGAGGGTCTCATTTTCTCAGTAATTAAGCTAGCAGCAGAAATCTAGGTGATGAGCTCCGTATCCTGCAGACAGATGGCTGCAAGAATTCAAGACTACAATTCAGACAACACCTAGGTGGATCAATCTCCAGTCATATGGACATGAGAACTAGTCTACTACTACTGGCTGAGCAACTGCAGCTACTTTCAGACAAACCAAGGATCCAAAGATTAAGGACGgatcacatatatatatatataatctacGCTCACGCGTAGCTACTCTCACCATCAGTATACCATCGTGCGTATGTTCacatactcatttatcactttaaatatatttatatacttattctaagatacttcaaaagaatatatatgaaaaatttcaaaagcatccatattttttaaatatatattattatacTTTATTACTAGTATATAAAATTGAGTATGTCCACATAATCTATGTATGATCATATAGCCAACGTATATACCATCACAGATGGTCTAGTATGGTCACATACATCTTGTACATACCTTTCCTTATGTCAGATACGTCATGCATCATGAGATACATACGTAGGAGTAGCTACAAGCGCGTGTAGAATAgatttttcctctctctctatatataggaTGAGTTTTTTTCTACACTAGCGTGTAGCTACTCTCGCCATCAGTATACCACTCGTATGTCCGCATACTCGTTTATCACTTTGACTATGTTTATATACTgattctaagatacttcaaaggAATATATACAAAAAATGTCAAAAGCATCCATATTTTTTACATatatattataattataccttaGTACTGGTATATAAAATTGAGTATATCCACATACTCTATGTATGGTCATATACCCAAAGTATATACCATCAcagatggtctagtatgatcacatacacCCCGTACATCTTCATTAGGTCAGATACGCcctacatcatgagatacacatgtaGAAATAGCTACAAGCGCGTGTAGAATagatttttcatatatatatatatatatatagatagatagatagatattCAACACTCGCATGTAGCTACTCTTACCATCAATATACCACTGTGTATATCCgcatactcatttatcactttgaatatgttcatatactaattctaagatacttcaaaaggatatataaaaaaattcaaaagcatcccattttttaaatatattataagTATACCTTAGTACCagtatataaaaattagtatgtcCACATGTTGtatgtatggtcacataccCAACGTATATACCATCATAGATGTTCTAATATGATCACATAGTTCACGTACATACTTTTCATTGAATCAGATACGtcctacatcatgagatacacataTGAAAGTAGCTACAAGTGCGTGTATCCTTAGTAGGAACATGCATGTCAAACACATGCTGTATTAGATTGGTTAAGCTGTTTCTTTCAGGTTGCTTCCGAAGGAAAACGCCACAAATTGAAGTCTGACCTCTGGCTGCTGCGACTGCTACAGTTAGTTAAGACGAAACATCTGTGGAGAAGAAAGTAGGAACGGAGTGATGCAGTGACATGCATGTAAGGCATCCGCTATTGCTGCTGCAAGATGATGATCACATGACAAGGAGCTTGGGGCGGCCATTTGTCTTGGGTTCGTGATTGGCGACACTGACATGCATGGATCGTGATGTATCTGTGTTGATCTTTGTTGTCAGTATTAGCTGTACAAAGATACAGGCATCACTCGTATAGATTAGTAGCTGCTCCTGATTGTCAGCAAGAACGGCAGCCTGCACGTTGGTGTCAGTTTCAGTTTTTCCTGTTAAGGAATCATACGTGTTCAGACTGCTTCAGACGCAATAGCATAGCACGTTTGTTGCTGCTCTAAACTCCGTCCGTCCAGTTTTAACCAGCAAACCTGGACTGCAAATCTTTAGACGTGTGAGTCGATTTCTACTCCTAGTCTAGTCTAGATAAGGTAATGTGGACAGATAGCTTGTGTTGTGTCCAGCCTAGGTGACGAACGAAGTGCTCTCCCAAGCTGAGCCTCAGCACCCAGCAGAAAAACACTGCCAGAAATCAACTATCTCGCTCGTCGATCGAAAGCGATGCGTATCCAACGTATGTACGTGTGGTTGCTGATGAAGCGCCAAGAAGGTCAGCgtttgctgctgctgcagcctgcaggcagACCTCTGGGGAGTGGTGGTATTTCATCAGCATTCAGCAGCAACATCGACTGCCAGCATCTCGTTTTCTCAATAAGCTGGCGATGTAGGTGAGCTCTCCTGCAGACGACGGATTTATATATGGAGAGTTCCATCCAACCAGACGTACGATTATTTGGCTTGCACTCCACAAGAAATCTTGCAAGTTGCAAGTGCAGATGAGAGTGGTGGACTGGTGGGGCTGCAAGAATTCAAGGCCAGAAAGCTCAATCCCAATATTTGTTTTTTCGAAACGAATTGAACCAGACAACTCTAGAGAGCTGccgattatattaaaaagaagaTGGAAGTTTAGATTGAGCAAAGCAACGGTACTATTGACATGAGTGCTGCTGCTAATGGCTGTTGAACTATAAGACGACAGTTAAGTAGCGCGCTTGCTTGCTTCTGAAAACTACTGATCTGGAGGCATTATTCCACGATCGGCATGGCGTAAGCTACCTTGGAAATGGAGTCCAGTACAGTACAGTACAGTACAGTACACACGGTGGTCACTCACGAGGCCGTTAGTAGATAACGACGACGGCGATGTGCATCGAGTCTTTATCCGTATGTTGTACGACGACGTGTACGTACGGCCGCCGGTTTAGACAACAATAGCGAGCCACGTATATATGTACACGCGTGCACCGACCTAGCGATCGCGGCACCGTATGTACGTACCAAGCTACTAGCTAGCGTACCAGACCAGCATGAAATTCGCTGCTGCATGCAGCATGCGCATGCACGAATAATCCGGCCAGTTCTCACGAGAGCAGCCGCCGGGCGagaattttttttctttggaTTTTCTCCCACGAGCATGTGATGTACtgatatatatacacatacacatacatacatacatacatacatacacgCGCGCGAGCGTACCCAATCCCTACAAGCACCTATAGAAAATTGGTCACGTAGATTTTCGGCATTAGCAAATTGTAGTCACCATATATAAAACCGTGGAAACCCTTCCCCACTTAATCCGGCGGCGAATTTGGCGGCGCTTACGACGGACCAACCGACAGCGTGTTGAAAGGAGCGAGAAAGACAGTCGTCGATGCCGCAGTTAACACGGTGAAGCAGGAGAGACGTTGCACCTTCTCTGTTCGAAATTATTGTAGGCCGTTTTAACTTTTGCATGCATAGTGTACATCTTGAAATATAATAAAAACTATATGTTCAGAGAATTGAGTCAAAACAAGCTATAATTTTGACCAAGCAGCGTATTAATTTTGGAGTAGTGATTCATATATTGTATAGGGGACCTTCTAATAACCTGCTACCCCACGAGGAGACAGCAAGAAAATAAAACTAAGTACTCCTGAAAATCGTTGTTGCCAGCTGGATCTCTGCCGCCATTTTTATATCTCTGGTACGATCGAGTCCGGCACCGACCGGAGCTGGAAGATCTCTGGCGCGCGTAGGGATGACGCGCGCACGCTACACGTACTGCCCACGACGCGGTACGCGgcagatcgatcgatcgatcgggcTACCATTATTAACTCGAGCTACGTAGCAGCAAAAAGATTAAGATCATATTATTATTGGTGCGTCGTCGTCGTGGCGCTAGCTGATGCCTCATGGAGTAGCTAGTCCACTAACGGCTGCGCTAAATTAATTATTATCTGCTTTATTTATTCGGGCTACGGCTTAGTAGATGATCATTGCATGTCGTCACGGTCTTGAAGTTCCTGCTTGTCTCCCTGTACAACAACATGATAAGCAAGCCGTAGCCCAGGACAGCATGCATGCGCAGGGATTAACTAGCTAGGCAAGCTGCCTGTATGTAGTAACGTTAGGAGCATAAATTTCCAATGTTTACGACGATACACCGATGACACTTTCATCGTTCATCGATCGGACTGCCACTGACAGCGGCACCTTTTAAAAGTCTTGCTCCGCAACTGTGAtgctggtggtgatgatgatggtGACGATGAGAGGCAgctgtggataaggatggacaCTGATGTGTACGTGGCCTGATGATCGAATTGAAAAAAAAGGAGCCTGGGCGCGCGCCGGAGACGACGTACGTACGTGGATCATTATTCCTGATTAGGGATAGCTACTGGCATGATACTCCTATGCATCTTGCTTCTTCTTGTGGCGACTGTCAGCAACAACGGCGCATTTGTAGGGCGGAGACGGATGAGATGACAGGGCCACGTGTACGGAGCTCAGCATTAGTTCACGGCCTGATCACGCGGCACTTTGATTACGTATATGTGCACTCTATCTCTCATCTCTAGGGTTAGAATGAACAAGAGTACGCGCGCCATGCCTTGGCGCCAAAAATATCTGCTACGCTTTATTAATTAATCAGCTAGCTGTTGATTATTAGTACATGTACACCTTCCGTATTTGTTATACTCATCGCTCTACTCCCCGCAAGGTGACAAAATCTTTCACACCTATTTTTATACCTACACCTGTTTCCATGCAATAAAAATGATCTTTCATAAATCCTTCGGCATGGATCGGGTGCGACCAAGTTAGCTATAGCCAGATGACGGCGACACGAAGCCTGTGCAGACCTTTAATCAATGCGTGCACGTCAAGGCAAATGTCTGGCGTGGTGTTATCATCATTCATATATGTTTCAGCCTATAGATTAATTATTTGGTTTAGAGGTAAGCCGATTGGGAGGACCAAGCAGTGCCATTTGCATTCCTTCTCACACAATTTGATtgccggctcggggggcacatGCTCCCCCATCTCACGCAAGCCAGCGGAGGTTTCCAGACCTAGTGGGTTCCATGCATTTCTTTTGGTGATGTATCTAGTGTTCCCGTTGTCAATCGAATTATACATCTAATATTATCCGTTCAAGTAGTTCTTGTATAGGTTCCCTTGAAAATGAGTGAGACAAACCATATAAGTTTGGTTACATTTTTATCGTGCATCATGCGCAACTCTTTCCATAAATAATGTCTCATCAAAAGAATGTGGACAAGGAAATAACGGACGACTTGGTCTTTACTCCCTTTTTTTCCAATGCATTGGCGAGTGTATTTACATGTACCCAAATACTCTGGGCTTGCAGCCGTAGTTGCCCATGACTTCCATGCTCACGTAGCTCTTGTCACATATTGGGCCACTCCTTACAAGGCCAAAGTCTAACAATTTCACATTGTAGTTTTGCACGAGAGGTGAGAGATGGTTAGGAGATTGAGAGTTTACTTCGTGTGGGTGACATCGAGAGATTTTTCCAATCGATGCATATGTACCGAAGCAGGATATTCACTGATTTGATGTCCCTACATATTACTTCCACCTTGATATAAAAATTTAAGTCATTTTGCGCCAATTACTATTTGGAGCCTAAGACTCCATGAAAAGAGTTTGAAGGAGTTAGCTTTTGCTTCAATTAAGGCTGGGTGTGTGTGCCCCCCGAGAAAGCTCTAGATTTTGCTGTACGATTTTTGTTAAAAAAAATAGTTGTATGTAATCTGTCCAAAAGCACATACACACACCACACTTTCATCCCATGTGAAGACGATTTTTGGAAGATCTATCATCCCAATCGAGAAGTATGGGGCAATATATGCTTTGGTGCAAAAATGCATTCAATCAGGCAAATAGATTAGAAATGGGTCTCAGGTTTTCTGACACATGGCTTCCCAAAGTTGGATGCCACATATAGTCTATGGCATTTGTGTTGATATCTTGTTCTTGTTGGCAACTGAATTTCACATCCAACGTTTGTATAGCTCATGTCGTTGTTTTAATTAGAAAACATGCTCAGTGTGTCTTGAAGGTGTTGCTGAGTCCCGATGCTTTAAGTTTGTACGTAACGAACTACTCTCTCCGTCCTGAAATATAAAGCATTGAAGGGTTCAAAATTTGTACTCGAATATAAGGCATCCTAGGGTATTTTGCAAAGTAATTATTTCCAACATGCTATAAAATCATAAAATGATAACCATAGAGGTACATCTTCTTAATTTAAATAAAAATATTAGAATACCCTACGTATgcaggacggagggagtaggcCAATTTACCGTTGTCCCCTATTTTCTACATGCATAGCTAGTCTCATGGAGCGAGACgcaccatgcatgcatgcatccacGGATAAGGAAGGGAGCGAGGAATCACAGGCCGATCGGCGGCACACGTACCGATCGGCCGCACCGGCCGGCCATCGCTGGCccgccatccgccgccgtcgcgctcGTCCGGATCCACTGAAAACCTGCGATCCGAGCGGACGACCTCGGCTTCAGGGCACCTGACGTTCGCGACAGCCAGACGTTTGTGCATTGGCATCTGGCCCCCGTAATTAATGAAGCGCGCGTGCGTGCGGCACGGCAGGCGTACGCGTCTCGATCGGTAGGAGAAGAAACGGCAACCTAGCTCAGCGAGAGCTCCTCCGCTCCAAGCCAGAACACCCCGGTCGAGCGGCC from Panicum hallii strain FIL2 chromosome 3, PHallii_v3.1, whole genome shotgun sequence encodes:
- the LOC112887936 gene encoding uncharacterized protein LOC112887936 — protein: MSGMASDDATAQARVEGDVADKKVEEVQDQNEVGGMPSRQEEEAVIKKKYGGILPRKTPLISKDHERAYFDSADWALGKQGGVPNKPKGPLEALRPKLQPSQQNARARRAPYASADSDETLNLSAEDLGQQGEPVEDKNKE